In the genome of Sander lucioperca isolate FBNREF2018 chromosome 18, SLUC_FBN_1.2, whole genome shotgun sequence, the window AAAAACTTCTGAAAATTGCAATACATGCAAAGTTCTGCAGGGATTGAGGTCGGGCTTGGCCAGCGGGATCCATACCGCTGCTAAACACACACCAGGGTTGGGATGAAGCAATGTCCATATTTCACCATAACACAGGACGCTGTTGTAAATTGACTGTCCAATCTGCCCTAAATTTCTGAAGACTACTATCTACATGCCTATATTAAGTCATAGTCATAGTGCCACCTACTGACAACAGGAAGTTAGTTGTATGTGACATAGATCATCCGATTAACATGAAATTTACATGGTGTTGACGTTTCATCAGTGTATGTTCTCTATTGCCACATTGTGGCTATAGGAAGTGGTACAAAATGTACAATACGTCTTTTTCAGTGCCACACACTCATGCAAAATAATGTCTAACTCAAGCGCACAGTGTCTGATTATCACGGAAATGCACAGCCACGTTGACCAGCGCTCCATCAGTATCCCCGACGTGAATGTACGAGGGGACATTCACCACTGCTTGCTGCTTTAATTAAAACTGTaatttcaataaaatgttttcttttctttcacactATGTGTAGATATGGCTTCTGCAAACTATCTGTCATCTGaagatcagtttctgtgctccatctgtctggatgtgttcactgatccTGTCGCCATATCATGTGGACACAGCTTCTGCAAAAACTGTATCACTGAACACTGGAATACTAATGACCAGTACCTCTGTCCAATGTGTAAAAAGGTTTTCAACACAAAACCTGAGCTGCACGTCAACACTTTCATCTCTGAGATGGTCGCTCAGTTCAGACAGTCAGCTCAACagaaagccagcagcagcagctcagagcaacaagtgtccaaaccaggagaagttcccTGTGACATCTGCACTGGAACCAAACTGAAGGCCCTGAAGTCCTGCCTGGTGTGTCTGTTCTCCTACTGTGAGACTCATCTGGAGCCTCATCTGACAGCTTCACGTCTGAAAAGACATCAGCTGATCGACCCTGTGGAGAACCTGGAAGACAGGATGTGTACGGAGCATGATAAACCTCTGGAGCTGTTCTGTAAGACCGACCAGACATGTGTCTGCATGCTCTGCTCTATTTTAGATCACAAGATGCATGATGTTGTTCCTCTGAAAGAAGGATATGAAGGAAAGAAGGCTGAGCTGGGGAAGACAGGGGCTGAAATTcagcagatgatccagaagagacgactgaagattcaggagatcaaacactcagtcgacctcagtgaggaagatgcagacagagagatagcagaaggtgttcaggtcttcacTTCTCTGAAGGAGTCTGTTGAGAGAGGCCTGAATGAGCTCATCAACACgatcaaagagaagcagaaaacaacagaaaaacaggccgaagctttcatcaaagagctggaacaggaaatctctgagctgatgaagaggagcactgaggtggagcaggtgttacgctctgaagaccacctccatcttctccagagTGTCCAGTCCCTAAACCTCCAACAACCTCCACCCACCAAGGACTGGACGCAGGTCAGCGTCCGTCCATCATCATATGAGGGGACTGTGGTGAAAGCTGTGGTTCAGCTGGAGGAGACACTCAGTAAAGAGATGAAGATGTGGCTCGCTGAGTCTGAGCTGAAGAGGGTCCAGCAGTATGCAGTGGATGTGACTCTTGATCCTGATACAGCACATCCTAaactcatcctgtctgatgatGGGAAACAAGTGAATCTTGGTGATGTGAGTAAGAATCTCCAAGACAACCAAAAGAGATTTTCTGAGTGTGCTAGTGTTTTAGGAAAACAGAGTTTCTCTTCAAGCAGATTTTATTTTGAGGTTCAAGTTAAAGGAAAGACTGAATGGACTTTAGGAGTGGCCAGAGAGTCGATCAACAGGAAGGTAGAAATCACACTGAACCCCCCATCTCACTCCTCTCTCTCAATCCACTCTCTCCCTTCCCACTATTCCTTCAACTCTCGCACTCCCCGTGTCTTAtacccctctccctcccctcagTATGGTTACTCAAACAACAGGAAGAAAGCAGTCCCACTGAGCCCTCAGAATGGTTACTGGACTATAGTGTTGAGAAATGGATATGAGTATAAAGCTGGTGCTGACCCTCCagtccttctctctctgaagtctcctcctcagaaggtgggggtgtttggggattatgaggagggtctggtctccttttatgatgtagatgctgcagctcttatctactcctttactggctgctccttcactgagaaactcttcTCATTCTTCAATCCCAGTGACAATGACGATTCTGTCCCTCTGATCATCTCTCCTGTTAGCAGGGCCTGCTCTAGCCCTTTGGTTGCCCTAGACGAGTTTGAGTTTTGCGATTGAGTTTTTTGaacgacaaaggtcagtttaaaagatttttgtcagatcgAATTTATTTATTACTCAAGTGGagcgctgctgctgcaggtcacgtcacgtgtagagatgtcaggtggagagatgaggaagactgtagagatgtcaggtggtagagatgaggaagactgtagagatgtcaggtggagagatgaggaagactgtagagatgtcaggtgggagagatgaggaagactgtagagatgtcaggtggagagatgaggaagactgtagagatgtcaggtggagagatgaggaagactgtagagatgtcaggtgggagagatgaggaagactgtagagatgtcaggtgggagagatgaggaagactgtagagatgtcaggtggagagatgaggaagactgtagagatgtcaggtggagagatggggaagactgtagagatgtcaggtgggagagatgaggaagactgtagagatgtcaggtggagagatgaggaagactgtagagatgtcaggtggagagatgaggaaggctgcccagagttggaggatgctccagcgttgtatatagtctggtgtgtgggaacattttggatttcatgttacctatgatgacagcagAAATCAAACAacagatagaactgccactgtgtgcatgtattgtgcaacatgcattcaatatgctaattttaagtatatttctggagtgttaaagattaaaagaagaaataacaagaaccgtacagaacctaaaaccgtgatacgaaccgaaccgtggatt includes:
- the LOC116058063 gene encoding E3 ubiquitin-protein ligase TRIM21-like, with protein sequence MASANYLSSEDQFLCSICLDVFTDPVAISCGHSFCKNCITEHWNTNDQYLCPMCKKVFNTKPELHVNTFISEMVAQFRQSAQQKASSSSSEQQVSKPGEVPCDICTGTKLKAELGKTGAEIQQMIQKRRLKIQEIKHSVDLSEEDADREIAEGVQVFTSLKESVERGLNELINTIKEKQKTTEKQAEAFIKELEQEISELMKRSTEVEQVLRSEDHLHLLQSVQSLNLQQPPPTKDWTQVSVRPSSYEGTVVKAVVQLEETLSKEMKMWLAESELKRVQQYAVDVTLDPDTAHPKLILSDDGKQVNLGDVSKNLQDNQKRFSECASVLGKQSFSSSRFYFEVQVKGKTEWTLGVARESINRKVEITLNPPSHSSLSIHSLPSHYSFNSRTPRVLYPSPSPQYGYSNNRKKAVPLSPQNGYWTIVLRNGYEYKAGADPPVLLSLKSPPQKVGVFGDYEEGLVSFYDVDAAALIYSFTGCSFTEKLFSFFNPSDNDDSVPLIISPVSRACSSPLVALDEFEFCD